TACACTGGATAGTCACAGAAAACactctaaaaaatgttttcagtgtaACTACCtgtataaattatttatttattcatgggTTATTTAGGTGAACAAATCACTAACTGAACTCTAATGTGAATACACTGAGTTTAACCCACTGCTGATGAGTGTTGATGTTTCATTCTGAGTGTCTCTGCTGTGTTACAGGACAATTGTAGCTCTGGTCTACAACGTGCTGAAGACGCTGATGGAAATGAACTGCACGCTGTTTGATGAGTTGACTTCCTCCTACAAAGCAGATCGGCAACGGTGAGTCACAGATTTACATGGACTACATTTAACTTCCCTCTGAGAGAATGAATAAGTGCAGCATCTCTGTCAGCTCCTCAGGGTCCAAAGCTCTGCTGGCTTTCTACCAGGCAGTCACCTTGAAAACCAGATGTTGACTTGGTCTGACAAGCACTGTGAATTGTGGGACCTTTCTAAATCATGtccaatttattttaatttgtatctCACGGATAATCAGCAAACAGGATGCACCTGAGCTCCATTTTGAGTTCCAGATCAGAGTCTCTGGATAGTAGGGCTTCACcaaagtcatttttattattatttaaagcttctttaaaacaatgttatcttatctttttttgttctctttgtatGTTGTCTCtcagggagaagaagaaagagcagGAGAGGGACGAGCTGTGGAAGAAGCTGGACGAGTTGAGGCTCAGCAGCGGCGCTCTGATCCAGAACAACAGCCACGGGCTCCCGGGTGtccagaacaacaacaacaacaacaacaatagtaatagtaatgttaATGACAACCAGGACAAGAGCGCTGAGGCTGCAGCCGTCACCACAGACAACAAAGACCCTGACGTCAGTGTGGCCGCCAGTGAGAGCCCCCAATGTGCCAAATGACACAGGATGTCAGTTTTTTATTCCGTAACGGTTTGACATCGTGTTCAGGACTGTCAGGAGAGGATTAacggagacagaaaaaaaacacaaattacacCTCAACAGTATATTAAATCTTCTAGAGTGACTTAGAAACGCCAGCATTTCTTTggcagaaaatatatatatttcaacttAAGACTATTTTTGGATGTTACAGTGTGGCTGCAGTATATTGTTTATTCGTCTGATCAAAGATTTATCCATTCACATTTAGTTTCTTaactgaaaaatgatttttttttattttttttttttgtttatattcgTTGTATGATACATgggaggggagaaaaataataatgacttgAATTTAATGTTTCCGATTGTGCTGTACTTAGACAAGCTGAATAGCTATTTAAAGATGTCTattttttaatgtgcttttcCTTGTTGCTGCCAACACTTCACTCAAGGAAGAAGGGAACTGCGGTCTTTGGGAGTATTTTGGGGGCAGGTGGGACCAGATCcatgattaaacatttaatgtccATTGATGTATAGATGAGGACTGTTATCAGAAACAGAAGAAGCTACAGCACAGTTGTCTCccgttagagagagagagagagagagcgggaggttcatggccaaaaaaaaaagatgaatcctAAAGAGTTATAATCCCAGATATGGATTGATATCTGTGCAAGTGACTCTAGTGCGGACTATAAGGTTAAAACTTGGTCACAGTTGGGGAATATGGAACATTTACaagattatttttgtgtttcaggtgttggtaaatattttttatctggGTGAAAAGTTGTGACGCAACACCTGCAGTTCTAAGTATTGAGACAGGGCTCTCAAGAGATGTTGAAGGAAAGCTTCAATCTTTTGAGGAATGGGTTTTGATGAGATGATCCATACCACAGTTGGATCTtcgcattaaaaaaagaataaaagtattttccaAATATTCCTCTAAAAGTAGTAGATTAAGAACTAAAAACATGAGACCTACAGTACTATATTTTCCAGAGTATTGACTAGGCAAATACTTCAGAATGTTTCCTTTTGCAGATGGATTATGATGGGATGCAGGATGCGCTTGAGTCCATATTTGTTGAGTGCATAAATGTTAGTTTGGAGGCTACTTAAAGGGAAATGCCACTCAATTTAAGATTTTCTGTACAGTATATCGTTTTCCGTGGTCTGAGAAAGTGCAGTCAGTGCTTAGGAACATACCTTACCACTTATCTGGTATTTTACAATTCACAAGCGGCGGATGTTGTGTATTGTAAGTTTATATATCCAAACAAGGCTCATTACAAAGTAGTGATATCACGAAAAAATGAATGCTTAGCACCGGAAAAATCCAAGTAATCTTTACCATCAATGCCTGTTCACTCCCTGCATCTCCCGACTTTGTAAGCTCACATTTGCTTTTAGTTTCTGATGTTGGGAGTTGATAAACATGTTCATGAACTTAATCAGACTGCCGTAGATCATAGgaacaacttcttttttttattttattgaatggTGTTCCCTCTGAACCCCGAGTGTCTGCTCTCGTACTTCTTCTGAGTTCATATTTTTAGGTCCAGTCTTTTCTGATGCCTTTCTGTCAGTACAGCATTCCAACCTCTgtgacgtttaaaaaaaaaaaaaaaaaaaaaaaatgcgtgGGGAACCTGTTTTGTAATCGCAGATCTTATTTAGGTTTCACCATAAAATAAAGTCTACTTTATCTTTCTACTCAAAGCAGTACTAcctgtgtcttttttatttgatttactttTCTCTACCACTGGTGTTGAATTGTAGTACATCAGGAGGGGCAACAGATGGTGCCAGTTTTGTCATCAGCATTGAGCTCCTGGGCCCCACAGTCAAGAATATTTTTGTTGATGCTTCATATGAAAGATGCATTTCTTTGAATAGTTATAATTTCATAATTGAtatataacctttatttaatcaaGGTGTCGCATTGAGCACAAGATCTCTTCTGTAAGAGAGACTCAAATACAGCAGGAGAAATAAAAACGACAAAACCCATCCAGTCACAcaagcatgaaaacaacaacatgcttTTCTAAAAAGGTCATGGATGAGTTTAACCTTTAATGACCTTTGAAGTTCCTTCTAATAATAAGGTGCAAAGTCTGGTGGAAgaaagtactcagatccttcTGATAGCAAGCAGTGAAAGTAATCGTTGCTCTTTAGAGACGGTCAGCGAACGTTCTTTGTTGAAACGCAAATTCTACTGTAGCAATCATCACAGTGTATTCTGAATTGCATTGCAGTAACAGCTGGAACTGAGCAATTGCTACTGCTATTTGTTCTACCTGTGTCCATTTATGATATCTAGGCATTGTCAGGTCTCGTTTGACAGCTATCATAGTAAGTGCTTTGCCATTCAAATGATCAATTTGAGGTTACAGATTACTTCGGGAGaatttacagagagagagagagagacattctCACATTCTACTGCAGCAAACTGCTCgaaacacattttcttgtcTGTTTGATACGGCCATTGTCTCCCTGTTGactagtgataacacagctgagtacGCCTCCTGTCCCCAGATTTGGGTTGTGTTCGCCTATAAGCAGACAATACTACCAATACGCAAACTGCTGTACCTCAGATTAACTCAGCCTTCTGCTATGCAGGCAGATAGCTAGGTGAGTTTAGTTAGTTTTTTGGTTAAATAAAACTCCTTAACAGGAACAACTTTGAGCCGACCACCTGCATACATCGCCgctttttggggggtttgaatgaagtgtgttttaataCGAATTACATATGGcatttaattaactttaacCTAAAACCCAGCTCACATTAGAACAAGGTATGTGCATGTGATACCAGCGTGAACCCACTCCACCGTTAACAGGTTTTAAATcatgaatacaaaatgtttgaaatgtttttaaagactttttattattattatttaaaaaaaaatgtatagctCTGTGAATGTATATGTTCATGCAAGTGTCTGTGAATGCAGTGGGTGTcaatatatgtgtttatgtacgTGTATGGAATTGTTTGCTGTTCTGAAAGAGCTAAACCGTGGACGTAGGCCTACAAAGACTACACTTCTGTCAATGCTTAGGACaccaggggaaaaaaaaaccaaaaaacatttaatttcatgaTTAAAATGCTCCCTCGATGATGCCTGGTTTTAATGTGCACGGGTTTTGAGGCTATTTAAAAACCTTACTTATATTGTGAATTGTGTGTTGTCTTAATTCAATCACACTTTGCAGCACCTGTCATTGCTgacacacctggcggagatctgcactccACTGAGCTCCCCTCTCATTCAgtgctccctcctcctcctcctcctcctccttcatcatcACATATGCTGTCAGCTACATGTGTCCACTCTGAGTTCCTGTCAGAGCTGTAATTTCCCAACGACAATTGAGTTATTTCTGGATCCCATGCTTTCCACGGAGCAGGTGAGCGCGTGCTGTAGATTACCATTGTGACGTCACACCTGCATACAAAAGTCAGGCTCCGCGCGCACATCTCGCTTAATGAGTTCGGATTTTGACCCGCTGCAACGAGGACACCACAGCGAACCGCTTCAACCAATGAACTCCTCTGACAACCGGACCATCTCTGCCTTCACCTCCAAGCTGACTCCGGCTGCTGACATATGCGTGGGACTGGCCATCGTCTCCGTCGGTACGTGCGTTTCATTGCTCTTATTTATGTCTAAATGGAAAACGgttataaagtcataaaaatgttttatttttcctgctttaactaaatacaaatacacctATACCTAGTTTTTTTCTAAAGCGATACAATCCGAATTATTCTTTTAATAAACAATATAGAAATTATACTAGTTTACTAAAATACAGGAATTTGGAGTTGATAgtgtgtatacattttttatatttttataatatatatatatttattataggCTAGGTTTATCATAagtaatatgtaatataacaGTATTTAAAGTGGTTGTATCAGCATTTCTAATCTCTACTCTCTTGGTGCAATTGtatgtaaacatattttaattttttccttttcatttcctttaaatcttttttctcGTGCAAACATTGAAATATCTATGTATCTTTCATAGTGTACTTGCCCTGGAAATTGAGCATCTTTTATTAGAACAAAtattgacataaaaataaaaaaagactttcattGATATGAGGTGCACTTGTTAGTCATGAGAATAATTACACTCGTGATTAATActaaggtgtgtgtgttctgtagtTATGAAACTGACATCTCTGTATCTGTATCTGATGACATGCTCATTTTCCAGTATCACAGTAATTGTGGTTGAAAAGTCAATtaatgcagcttttattttgataatttttttttttcttggtgtcCTGTGTAGTTGTGCTCTCCGTTCTGGGCAATGGGCTGGTTCTGGTGATTTGTTACcgcaggaggaagaagatggtGGGCTCGGAGCTGCTGTGCGTCAACCTGGCCGTGGTGGACTTCCTCTGCTGCATCTGCTTCTACCCGCTCTCCATCATGTCCTCCTTCAACCACATGTGGCTGGGAGAAAACATCACCTGTGTTTATTACGGCCTCGGCTGCTTCATCTTTGGCCTGTGCAGCATGTTCACCATCACTGCCATCAGCATCACCCGCTACCTGAAGACCTGCATCCCGGTTTATGGTGAGGGCCGTTGATGTTGATTGGTTGGGGGACAGTTCAAGGACTTCAGGAGATGTTGCCAAACGGTTAAAggacaggaaaaataaaagtatttcattcTTTAGTGCATTTTTGTTATTGGTATTATTACAACAAATGTAACTTTTCAGAAAGCTGATCATGCTCAGTAAACTGTAAGATCTTTTATTTGTAGAAGATGCAAAGTAAGGCAGAGAGCGTTGCATAATCTTGGTACTATCTTTCTCTGAAGATGTGAGAAATTACATTAGAGTGCATCTTTGCTTTCTGCTTCCGTGAGAGCTTTCACAATGTCTTGCACAAAAGGTGAATTTTGGTGTGACAACCATGTCTGTGCATACAGAGGCAAACAAATGCCACAATAAGGAGATTTTTCAGAGGCTTGACAGAACAGATGTGGCTCCTTTACATAAGAATTGTTGTTGCTtgacattgacaaaaaaacttTATGAAGAAATTTCCCTTTACTATTTCATATCTTAAAAATAGCAACGAAATTGTTCAAAATAGTATGATCCATATTAAACCACTTGTTGgtattcaacaaaaaaagattcctCGTTAATTTATCTTACTTTATCACAAAGGAGAGATAAAGTTGACAGCAGAGAAACAGGTTAAAGAAACCTTTTTAAAGAAtcgtttgacattttgtaaaataaataagtgtattttctatttaactGAGGATTAGACGTGAAgtttgacaccactctcatgtctgtacagtaaatatgaaactacagGCAGccatttagcttagcttagcacaaagactggaaactggggggaacagctagcctggctctgccaatcattttattaagtGAGCTTAAGAGGTAGGTggtagatgtttgtttttttataatctttataCAGAGCCAGGTTAGCGATTCCCCTCAtgtttcagtctttgtgctaagttAAGATAACTAGCTACTTAGCTTAGCTGCTTGTAGTTTCACCTTTAACATACAGTCATGAAAGTCAATCTTCTAATCTAACTCATGGCAAGAAAGTGATTAAGcgaaaaatgttgaactattttcTACTTTCACCATTCATGTATTTGAGACATGGATTGTATACGACATGTAACTAACTGATAGATAACTAAGCAGGTGTTCTTCACAGCTGTGTGGCTGGAAGGAACTAACATCCGGAAAGCGTGCTGTGCCATCTGGCTCGTGGCTGCTGTGTGGTCCAGCTTCCCTCTGTTCGGCTGGGGAGAGTACGTCCCTGAGCCTTACGGACTGTCCTGCACCATCGCCTGGAGGGGTTATCACACCTCTGCCAAGGATGCCTTCTATGTCATCTGCTCCTTTGCCTGCTTCACCATGGTTCCTGTCCTCCTCATCGTGGTGTCCCAGTGTCAGATCCTCTACAAGGTGTCGCGCTTCTCCAACTCGCTTGCTGCAAGAGGCATCCGCAACAAGCTGAGACACGCTGAGAAACGACTTTCCATGGTGAGCAAACAAAGGTCGATAGGTTATGTGGATATCTTCTTGGCGAGGAGTAGCGACTTCCTGAAATCGTCTTATTAAGTCACATTGATGCGTAAACCAATTGTAAAAATGTGGGTAGAAATCTCTGGCtgatatatttagaatatttagcTTGCTTTCAGTGcatattacaatttattttaaacaacatttttcccTGTAAAACAATAACTGTTAAATCTAAGTGTGAAATCaggacttgagacttgacttggaccacaatttgaggtacttgagATTTGCCTCCTCAAAGACgtagcaaaaacaaaatcttttgAGTCAACCTGATGTTAGACTTAATAATCACATGTTACAACATTTTGTAGACTGCTTGACTACATGATCAGCTCTTTGTGTTAGTCTTAAAAGGACAGTCCCCTAGgaataaagcaaaaacaaagaaatacaattcATGAAGTTTCTGCGCTGAAGTATTTCCAGAGTAGTAATCATCTGTAATCTGTTACTTCCTCTTACAGATGTTTTTCTGTATCAGCCTGGGTTTTGTGGTAGCCTGGGCGCCCTACGCTGTAGTgtccctcctcttcattttcCACAGGGAGAACCAGTACATGGCTCCTGGGGGCTTTGTGTTCCCCGCCCTCTTTGCCAAAAGCTCCCACATCTACAACCCCTTCATATACTTCTACTTCAACAAGACTTTCCGAAAGGAGCTTCGCTGCCTAATCCTCTCTTTATGGCCCAAGCTGGGAGGTAATCAAGTGGGGGTTCACATCGACACAGTCCACCAATTACCCATCCACATTCAGCTCCAGGAAAGAGCATGCGTCCAAAAGAGGACCTTTAGTTTGACTCAGGACCGAACTTGCAGCAAAGGCAAAGGCAAAGGCAAAGGCAAAGTATTGAACAGCAGAAGCAACCCTGTCCCCGGCAGGCCGGTGTACGCCTGCTGGGGGTCCACGTCGAACAATGCCCCCATCACCTTGGACAATAAAGTTGCCAAAGATTCCCCGTCTGTCTCTATATGAACTCTGTTTGACTGTTTATACGGGAATTTATCCAGCCATCAACCAAAACGTCTGGTCTTctattgttatatattgttatagtGACTACTCTCAGATACTTATCAGGGTCCATGGTGCTGATTTTGTtaataaatgtgcaaataaagTTTCTATCTGCTGAACAGCCTTCATCCTGTTAAATCCTAAAAGCATATGCTCCCCATTAGTAATAAGTAGTAGCTGTATAGCAAAGCTTGTCCTTTGTTTTCATAACAACCCCTTAGTGTTATACATTCATTTGGCACACTTtctacatgaaaacaaacatagaTCCAACTATAAACACTGGTTACATGCAAATATGATCTGtggtaaattatttattgtattatgcAGCCTTTGCATGCTGGTGTTAATCTTCACTGAAAGTTGTGCTGTGCCTTCTACTGCGTTCATTTCATATTAAAGTTATGAGTTGCCAACTTGTTGCCAATAGCTTTAATGCTAACTTTAAAGTCAGAATAACGtctaagaaaacaaaagctctgATAAATCCTACCTGGAACCtgaaaatatatacatagatGCCTCACATCAGTTCAATGTAATTAAATCCAAATTTGAACCTTATTACGGCCCCTCAGAGCTGCTAACGTGGCTATTTCCTATAGCAACTCATTatgtttatgcatttatttttactctctgtttctttctttttgttatcaTAATTTCAGCCTGCAGTTGCCTTTTCTTCATACAGTAGATTCACTTTGTGATTTAACTCTCTGCTCACTCTGCCTCAACTACTGAACACAAATATACAGGAACTGTAATATATAATGTTCCATGTCATAactgttttggtgtgtgtgtttatgtgtgtgagtgttttatcTGTAATATATCGTACACTGGCCGTTTTGTAGTACAGTCCCTAACTGTAACAGGTCAGTATTGatgaaaaagcaaacatttaatgTTCAGTCTGATGTTTTAACTTGAATTAATTTACCTATTCTCATGATATTTGAATGTTTCCTTGTACGTTTGATGTGTTTCTTAACATGCTAGGTGTCTAATGcagcatttaaatattaattgaaTGACTAACTCTTTGTAAACTATTAGCCCTCGGATATTAACAGAAACTTGTGAACTTGTtcttagaatatttttttctctccattgaCCTAAAtacttaattttaatttttaattttatttatttaaaaaaagaaaataacactcACATGTCTCCTGTGATGTTGACAtcatattaaaaatgtgtttttttataatgcacaaaaaagatgtttataaaataattgataaaaacaacaatactgcAGTATGATATCAAATCCATTATAACTGAGAATACAAAActattcaaaacaaacacatcttgTACACCACTCCTTTTTTGATCGTAAATAGTTCATGCTTCAAAATGTTCAGATATCCTCACATTTTTATTCAGTCCGTGGTCTCATTCTGTGGGAAATCAATGGCTGCATCAATGGAGAGTAATCAAAACCCTGCACAGAGAATCactttcatctctttttcttaaTGCTCAGTCTGGTTTAACAGCTTCATGCGTGTTACAGAAGACCGATTCATTTGTCTGGCACTCTCACTGTATAATTAGCTCCTTGTAGTCAttcacagtgtgtttatgtgagaggAAGAAATGTTTCTAATCACAGCAGATTAAAGGACTATAGCTTATTTAAAGGCTCTTTATATGATATTCAGAGTATTAATATaccagcaaacaactattttctatTTAACGATAAAGTGCAGTAATGTACCTAAGCAGAGAAGAAGGTCGCTCTCCTTCTGTGAGTATCTAAATCTGAGgttcattttgcttttgttaaaGTAGCCAGCCGGCCTAACTAGCGGACCCACAttccggttccccctcaggtaaacactgttagctctatCGGATGTTGTTTGCAGCTGTTAGCACCGCTAGCTACAAGCAGCCGGctcagctgtcgccatgttgagagccgttagGAGGCAATCCCTCTGCTCTGAATGATGAATTTAGGACctctaatgctgtgttcacaccaaaagcgaagcgaatttTTAGAGcgtttagtttacatgtaaagtcaatgcacagacgcgagTAGACACGAACTCGAGCCTGGCGCCGCGAATGAGGCGAAATCACGAAATTCGCCTCATTAGCTTCATTCGCGCGAGTTGAAATAGTTCAACTCCGCTGAAAAATTcgcgtgacgctgtgttgcgaaagccaatcagcgttgagattctcctcctgtcactctgtcatcgatccgagctccgttcagaaaacaagcattttaaaagtgatttccttgtcgccttgcagagagaactaacaaaacatgaattctgactttttacaaaccaccatcattatgttattatttcggcgtccctttttatacatttattgcaattaaatcacagtaaaattgtttattttcggtccatacagctgtagtaaacgaGCCGACGTGTGGCTTGCTGGATTCAATGAATACGGATTAatgttatgaataaaataaagctaataAAATGTGATCACATTCATCAGCAGCTAATTTTAGTAGTGTGAAAGCTTCTATCAGACACGATCCATTTATAAACCTGTTTAGCAGGCTTTCCTGTGGGCTTCTTGTAGCGTGTGTTGAAGACATCCAGAACCATTCCCAGGCTTAACATCCACAGATCATCCACGAATGAggtagtcacacacacacacacacacacacacacacacacacacacacacacacacacacacacacacacacacacacacacacacacacacacacacacacacacacacacacacacacaaaaaagcagtGTTCAGCAGTctggcatgcacacacaggggaaaaaaactgactAAATTAGGAAAGGTCAAATCAGAACAATAGAGTCCTACTTATTGACAATGTGTCAGACTGTATCTGTGAAAGCTCTGTAAAAAATCTGCAGTGAGATGTTTCGCCCCACTTCTTCAGattatatatacagcgggtaaaataagtattgaacatgtcaccatttttcaaagtaaatatatttctaaaggtgctattgacatgaaatgttcaccagatgtcagtaacaacccaagtaatccatacatacaaagaaaaccaaacaaataagttcagaaattaggtgaaagtatgaagaaagggaggtgcaaaaaggcatggaaagccaagacaccagctgaaatctctcagtaattagaaagccatcctgccccttgtcagtgcaaattaatatcagctgcttcagtcccaactgatggcctataaaaagatgtctcattaccaaggtgtcacacaagaaacatctcatgatgggtaaaagcaaagagctctcccaagaccttcgcaaccttattgttgcaaaacatactgatggcattggttacagaaggatttctaaacgtCTGaacactgttggggccataatccggaagtggaaagaacatcatttcaccataaaccggccatgaccaggtgctcctcgcaagatttctgacagaggagtgaaaagaattatcggAAGggccacttgtggagagcttcagaaagacctggaattagcaggtacaattgtgtcaaagaaaacaataagtaatgcactcaaccgccgtggcctgtatgcacactcaccacgcaagactccttTGCTGAAGAAAatgcatgttgaagctcgtttaaagtttttctgcacaacatttagacaagcctgtgaaatactgggagaatatagtctggtcagatgagaccaaaattgaactctttggaagccataatacacaccattttggaggtcaaatggcactgcacatcaccccaaaaaccccataccaacagtgaagtttggaggtgggaacactggcaaacttaaaataattgaaggaaggatgaatggaaaaatgtaccgagacatacttgataaaaatctgctgccatctaccaggatgatgaagatgaaacgagggtggacatttcagcaagacaatgatcccaaacacacagccaaggaaactctcaattggtttcagagaaagaaaataaagctgctagaatggcccagccaatcacctgacttgaatccaatagaaaatctatggaaagaactaaagatcagagttcatagaagaggcccactgaaccttcaagatttgaagactgtttgtgtggaagaatgggccaaaatcacacctgagcaatgcacgcgactagtttctccatacaggaggcgtcttgaagctgtcattaccaacaaaggcttttgtacgaagtattaaataaatttcagtaagcatgttcaatactttttccctgtgtcattccattttattacacatcacctagtttctgaacttatttgtttggttttctttgtatgtatggattacttgggttgttaccgacatctggtgaaaatttcatgtcaatagcacctttagaaatatatttactgagaaaaatggtgacgtgttcaatacttattttacccgctgtatatatataataggaTGCTAGGGCATTACTTAGTGTAATATTAATCTACAGGGAATTAATGTACAGAAGGTCAATCCTCCTGATTGTGTGTCTAGTACTATAGATGGGAGGAGCCCTCCCTCTGTGTGGCATAAAGTGGGAAAGGGACAAATAACAACTCAACTGTGATTATTCATGATTACTTACTCAATTCATGATTATAGTGGCAGTTACGAAAAATACTTTCTCCAATTATTTAACATCATTTAAGAAAGTAGCAGAGTAAAGAACTAAGAAAAAATCGTTTCTACACCACTGTGTATCATGTATGTGCATTATCACCTTgaacaaaaaaatcccaaagTATCAAGTTCTGTTctggggctgcacggtggtgtagtggttagcactgtcgcctcacagcaagaggggcctgggttcaattcccgggctagagtgtggagtttgcatgtcctccccgtgtcagcgtgggttctctccgtgttctctggcttcctcccacagtccaaagacatgcagcttaggttaattgaagactctaaattgcccgtaggtgtggatgtgagtgtgaatggttgtttgtctctatatgtcagccctgcgacagactggcgacctgtccagggtgaactcTGCCTTCGctcattgacagctgagatcggctccagcacccctgcgacccttaactggataagcaggttacggaaaatgaatgaatgaatgaaagttcTGTTCtttgttctgcatgttttcATAATGTGAAAAGTACTTTTAGACAAACTTATATTCAACTCCGTTAACCACCAATGTTCAAGAA
This window of the Anoplopoma fimbria isolate UVic2021 breed Golden Eagle Sablefish chromosome 18, Afim_UVic_2022, whole genome shotgun sequence genome carries:
- the opn8c gene encoding opsin 8, group member c, with translation MSSDFDPLQRGHHSEPLQPMNSSDNRTISAFTSKLTPAADICVGLAIVSVVVLSVLGNGLVLVICYRRRKKMVGSELLCVNLAVVDFLCCICFYPLSIMSSFNHMWLGENITCVYYGLGCFIFGLCSMFTITAISITRYLKTCIPVYAVWLEGTNIRKACCAIWLVAAVWSSFPLFGWGEYVPEPYGLSCTIAWRGYHTSAKDAFYVICSFACFTMVPVLLIVVSQCQILYKVSRFSNSLAARGIRNKLRHAEKRLSMMFFCISLGFVVAWAPYAVVSLLFIFHRENQYMAPGGFVFPALFAKSSHIYNPFIYFYFNKTFRKELRCLILSLWPKLGGNQVGVHIDTVHQLPIHIQLQERACVQKRTFSLTQDRTCSKGKGKGKGKVLNSRSNPVPGRPVYACWGSTSNNAPITLDNKVAKDSPSVSI